One segment of Fusarium falciforme chromosome 13, complete sequence DNA contains the following:
- a CDS encoding Homeobox and c2h2 transcription codes for MSSRGASTDEASAASSRPKVIRHQKRSTKILKDWFASHTSHPYPTEEEKKDLAHRAGLSVRQVSYWFVNARRRRGDKPEVSAPASLETLLSQPLPINSTAPLPGAWETMSPLDRWRHSPPEDEPGSWNAITEAVADSLVSDDFGSRPGGWSEGSNSLQFTSSHSQSASSSASSSFSHTAGSIASSGSWGSVHGLRHRPTRRRQKRQARQAAKVCRRTDNIGRIYQCTFCTDTFKSRYDWTRHEGALHLVLERWTCLPFGPRLSDESDGIQCALCGQKDPDESHLEEHNIQQCVSKPLGTRTFYRKDHLRQHLRGVHRVNKVPTRTMDAWKIEIKKVNARCGFCGDTFQLWADRNDHLADHFRSGALMKDWSGCRGLDPAVALLVQNAIPPYLIGQQSRDLEPFSATKNAQAARVSTPDRPCPPTSFELLTARLGEFVTSQRASQGDVSDESLRRQARLVLFDDDDPWNQTPADNPDWLRMFKMGYGLADDSVMNSCPLLSACPSDLAGRTGLSSQDLSVTQCSLTPFTPERMRQAAISDSSSIPLDLFGAAPNGEMGLLSSVPWSWQTPECLAEFSQMADLLPESACDMGGCTGSGSATADVDNADSCLYDDLGFDLENALFDLEPYGEGWGKGSSEA; via the coding sequence ATGTCATCGCGGGGTGCTTCGACGGATGAGGCATCGGCGGCAAGTTCACGGCCGAAAGTCATTCGTCATCAAAAGCGTTCGACAAAGATCCTCAAGGACTGGTTTGCGTCACATACGTCGCATCCCTATCCGacggaagaagaaaagaaagacttGGCCCATCGCGCGGGTCTAAGTGTCCGCCAAGTATCATACTGGTTCGTCAACGCTCGTCGCCGGCGGGGCGACAAGCCCGAGGTTTCTGCCCCGGCAAGTCTTGAGACGTTGCTCTCACAACCTCTCCCGATAAATTCGACTGCACCTTTACCTGGTGCTTGGGAGACAATGTCACCATTGGATCGGTGGCGTCATTCCCCCCCTGAAGACGAGCCTGGCTCCTGGAACGCTATCACCGAGGCAGTAGCTGATAGTTTGGTATCGGACGACTTCGGATCTAGGCCGGGTGGATGGAGTGAGGGTAGCAACTCGCTTCAATTTACCTCGTCTCACAGCCAGTCTGCTAGCTCCAGCGCGTCATCGAGCTTCAGTCACACCGCCGGTTCTATCGCCAGCTCGGGGAGTTGGGGTTCAGTCCACGGCCTCCGTCATCGCCCAACCCGTCGACGGCAGAAACGACAGGCCAGACAAGCGGCCAAAGTATGCCGTAGAACCGACAATATTGGCCGGATATATCAATGCACCTTCTGCACCGACACGTTCAAGTCGAGATACGACTGGACTCGGCATGAGGGAGCCCTTCACCTCGTGCTGGAGAGATGGACCTGCCTTCCCTTCGGTCCGCGACTCTCTGATGAGTCCGACGGGATACAATGTGCCCTGTGCGGCCAGAAGGACCCTGACGAGTCACATCTCGAGGAGCATAATATCCAGCAATGCGTTTCCAAGCCCCTGGGTACCCGAACCTTCTATCGCAAGGATCATCTGCGTCAACATCTTCGCGGCGTGCATCGGGTTAACAAAGTGCCAACGCGAACCATGGATGCTTGGAAGATAGAAATCAAGAAGGTAAACGCCCGTTGTGGCTTCTGCGGGGATACATTTCAACTGTGGGCGGATCGCAATGATCATCTAGCAGACCACTTTCGCTCGGGGGCATTGATGAAGGACTGGAGCGGCTGCCGAGGTCTAGATCCCGCCGTAGCCTTGCTCGTCCAGAATGCCATACCGCCGTACCTGATCGGGCAGCAGTCTCGCGACCTCGAGCCGTTCAGCGCTACCAAGAATGCCCAAGCAGCTCGTGTCTCGACGCCGGACCGACCATGTCCTCCAACCTCGTTCGAGCTGCTGACGGCTAGACTGGGCGAGTTTGTCACCTCACAGCGTGCAAGTCAAGGGGACGTTTCAGACGAATCCTTGCGAAGACAGGCACGGCTCGTCCTcttcgatgatgacgatccTTGGAACCAAACGCCCGCGGACAACCCAGACTGGCTCCGAATGTTCAAGATGGGTTATGGCCTAGCAGATGATTCAGTCATGAATTCTTGCCCGCTCCTAAGCGCATGCCCGTCGGATCTAGCGGGCCGGACAGGACTCAGTTCCCAGGACCTTTCGGTCACACAATGCAGCCTCACACCCTTTACGCCCGAACGAATGAGGCAAGCTGCTATATCAGATTCTAGCAGTATTCCTCTGGACCTGTTCGGGGCTGCACCCAACGGCGAAATGGGTCTCCTCTCTTCGGTGCCTTGGTCGTGGCAAACACCTGAATGCCTCGCCGAGTTTAGTCAGATGGCCGACTTGCTTCCTGAGTCCGCGTGCGACATGGGGGGATGTaccggctccggctctgCGACAGCAGATGTAGATAACGCAGACTCCTGTCTATATGACGATCTGGGTTTTGACCTGGAGAATGCCCTGTTTGATCTTGAGCCATATGGCGAGGGTTGGGGAAAGGGCTCGAGCGAAGCTTAG